A region from the Variovorax paradoxus genome encodes:
- a CDS encoding DoxX family protein encodes MQLIFPRLRSLYDRLEPLSHALLRIAFGLMLMTHGIPKLLGRSHGSMADPMAGSVNLIANVLHLPAAPLIGWFIALLEGVGGLMLALGFLTRIVAPMVVVQMLVISYLLAPTFPWIDRGYEYPLMLVFVALCIAARGSGPASFDARLGREF; translated from the coding sequence ATGCAACTGATCTTTCCACGGCTGCGCAGCCTCTATGACCGGCTGGAGCCGCTGAGCCATGCGCTGCTGCGCATCGCGTTCGGCCTGATGCTCATGACCCACGGCATCCCCAAGCTGCTGGGCCGCAGCCACGGCAGCATGGCCGATCCGATGGCCGGCTCGGTCAACCTGATCGCCAACGTGCTGCACCTGCCCGCCGCACCGCTGATCGGCTGGTTCATCGCGCTGCTCGAAGGCGTCGGCGGGCTGATGCTGGCATTGGGTTTCCTGACGCGCATCGTCGCGCCGATGGTGGTGGTGCAGATGCTGGTCATCAGCTACCTGCTGGCACCCACCTTTCCCTGGATCGACCGCGGCTACGAATATCCGCTGATGCTGGTCTTCGTCGCGCTGTGCATCGCGGCGCGCGGCAGCGGCCCTGCGTCGTTCGACGCGCGCCTCGGCCGCGAATTCTGA
- a CDS encoding (2Fe-2S)-binding protein: protein MSHPPLQNAAGALPAVNRRMFMMTTAASAGTAASAGASAAAETGRAAPNPGAGSHETRVTINGRLHELKLEPRASLLDVLREQLGLTGAKKGCDHGQCGACTVHVDGRRVASCLTLAVKTDGCAVTTIEGIESADGTLHPMQQAFLDHDALQCGYCTPGQIMAAIACVREGHATSDAQIREYMSGNICRCGAYAGILEAIREAAPHVRRMEGSRHA, encoded by the coding sequence ATGAGCCATCCACCCCTGCAGAACGCAGCAGGCGCATTGCCTGCCGTCAACCGCCGCATGTTCATGATGACCACGGCGGCCAGCGCGGGCACCGCGGCTTCGGCCGGCGCAAGTGCGGCCGCGGAAACCGGCCGCGCGGCACCCAACCCCGGCGCGGGGTCCCACGAGACCCGCGTCACCATCAACGGCAGGCTCCACGAACTGAAGCTGGAGCCGCGCGCCTCGCTGCTCGACGTGCTGCGCGAACAGCTCGGCCTCACCGGCGCCAAGAAGGGCTGCGACCACGGCCAGTGCGGTGCCTGCACCGTGCATGTGGACGGCCGCCGCGTGGCCTCGTGCCTCACGCTGGCCGTGAAGACCGACGGCTGCGCCGTGACCACCATCGAGGGCATCGAGTCGGCCGACGGCACGCTGCATCCGATGCAGCAGGCCTTTCTCGACCATGACGCGCTGCAGTGCGGCTATTGCACGCCCGGCCAGATCATGGCGGCCATTGCCTGCGTGCGCGAAGGCCACGCCACCAGCGACGCGCAGATCCGCGAATACATGAGCGGCAACATCTGCAGATGCGGTGCGTACGCGGGCATTCTCGAAGCGATCCGCGAGGCTGCGCCGCATGTGCGGCGCATGGAGGGCAGTCGCCATGCATGA
- a CDS encoding FAD binding domain-containing protein, which produces MHDFAYLRPRSTGEAVQLLAQNQPGARYFAGGTTLFDLMKLGVEAPATVIDITRIEGLREVDTASRGELRIGALAAMSDVADNAVVQREFPALSESLWKAASQQLRNMATVGGNLLQRTRCAYFRGGPEFACNKRVPGSGCSAVGGQNRGHAVLGGSDACVAVYPGDWAVALVAFDALVDTVSPRGERTVPVRELHRAPGATPHLETVLAADELIVRIRVPRRAIGRGSTYHKIRDRESYAFALASAAVALEIRSNRVVDARIALGGVATHPWRAAEAERSLVGQPFTRAAARRAAELAFEGAKPLEHNAFKVALGIETVTDALMLARERS; this is translated from the coding sequence ATGCATGACTTCGCCTACCTGCGTCCGCGCAGCACCGGCGAAGCCGTGCAGCTGCTCGCGCAGAACCAGCCCGGCGCGCGCTACTTCGCGGGCGGCACCACGCTGTTCGACCTGATGAAGCTCGGCGTGGAAGCGCCGGCCACGGTGATCGACATCACCCGCATCGAAGGCCTGCGCGAAGTCGACACCGCCAGCCGCGGCGAGCTGCGCATCGGCGCGCTCGCGGCCATGAGCGACGTGGCGGACAACGCCGTGGTGCAGCGCGAATTCCCAGCCCTGTCGGAGTCGCTCTGGAAGGCCGCGTCGCAGCAGCTGCGCAACATGGCAACCGTGGGCGGCAACCTGCTGCAGCGCACGCGCTGCGCCTACTTTCGCGGCGGACCCGAATTCGCCTGCAACAAGCGCGTGCCCGGCAGCGGCTGTTCGGCGGTGGGCGGCCAGAACCGCGGTCATGCGGTGCTGGGCGGCAGCGACGCCTGCGTGGCCGTCTATCCCGGCGACTGGGCCGTTGCGCTGGTGGCCTTCGACGCACTGGTCGACACCGTCAGCCCGCGCGGGGAGCGCACGGTGCCGGTGCGCGAACTGCACCGTGCGCCGGGCGCCACGCCGCATCTGGAAACGGTGCTCGCGGCCGACGAGCTGATCGTGCGCATCCGCGTGCCGCGCAGGGCGATCGGGCGGGGCTCCACGTACCACAAGATCCGCGACCGCGAGTCCTACGCCTTTGCGCTTGCCTCGGCGGCTGTGGCCCTGGAGATCAGGAGCAACCGGGTGGTCGACGCGCGCATTGCGCTCGGCGGTGTGGCAACGCATCCGTGGCGTGCGGCCGAGGCAGAGCGCAGCCTGGTCGGCCAGCCGTTCACGCGCGCGGCCGCGCGGCGGGCCGCCGAACTTGCCTTCGAGGGCGCGAAGCCGCTCGAGCACAACGCGTTCAAGGTGGCGCTCGGCATCGAAACGGTGACCGATGCGCTGATGCTGGCCAGGGAAAGGAGCTGA
- a CDS encoding xanthine dehydrogenase family protein molybdopterin-binding subunit — protein sequence MATNLNTAVMKRTPRAGAERVDARDKVRGATRYAADDARAGLLHAALVPSRIARGAVTAIDTAAAQRVRGVRTVFTHENVGSFDTGGFLMGGGFGFQSFYPLRSPQIAYRGQTVAMVVADTPEAAREAAALVAVTYTAIPFVATIDAPGAEPQMQSALLPQPMFADRRAGDAEAALQDAAFTVDAAYELPMQHQNPMEIIATVAEWSADGVLTIREPTQNAEGVRHGLAKQLGIEPAKVRVLSPTVGGGFGQKNSLQSHTALVAIAARTLGRPVKLVLSRSQLFHNASFRPASRHRVRLGADRSGKLVAAIHEIDQQTSRHDLFPSSGTEITSRLYGIGNFLGRERLVRTDVQTPGYMRAPFEHPAAFAFESAVDEMAYALGRDPVAFRLANDAAVDPISGKPFSSRHLAECLAKGSSAFGWARRTMAPRSMRAPDGSFIGWGVAAGAYKAAIAPAVAKVRLDASGAVRVAVGGHEMGQGIRTAIALTVARVLGAPVAAVEILVGDTAAAPQHLTAGSWGTATALPPVQEAAQRLMDDLRQNAGAQPGADGATAVALLRASGRPFAEAESRMRAPGQPEQVFGRLTGGLPAAAGPVYPDFVAFSFIAHFVEVRIEPTTRRIRVPRVLSVADCGTVASLRTARSQVEGGVVWGIGAALREASEVDARYGGFLNADLAEYVLPVAADIGRIDVDFVGKPDMRLNAMGVKGLGEVAMVGVAPAIVNAVFHATGKRLRRLPLRLEDLLET from the coding sequence ATGGCAACAAATCTCAACACGGCAGTGATGAAGCGCACGCCTCGCGCCGGTGCCGAGCGCGTCGACGCGCGCGACAAGGTGCGCGGCGCCACGCGCTATGCGGCGGACGATGCGCGCGCCGGGCTGCTGCATGCCGCGCTGGTGCCATCGCGCATTGCGCGCGGCGCCGTCACCGCCATCGACACCGCGGCGGCGCAGCGCGTGCGCGGCGTTCGCACGGTGTTCACGCACGAGAACGTCGGCAGCTTCGACACCGGCGGCTTCCTGATGGGAGGCGGCTTCGGTTTCCAGAGCTTCTATCCGCTGCGCTCGCCGCAGATTGCCTACCGCGGGCAGACCGTGGCCATGGTGGTGGCCGACACGCCTGAGGCTGCTCGCGAGGCCGCTGCTTTGGTGGCCGTGACGTACACCGCCATTCCCTTCGTGGCCACCATCGATGCGCCCGGTGCCGAGCCACAGATGCAGTCCGCGCTGCTGCCGCAACCCATGTTCGCCGACCGGCGCGCGGGCGATGCCGAAGCCGCGCTCCAGGATGCCGCCTTCACGGTGGACGCGGCGTACGAGTTGCCGATGCAGCACCAGAACCCGATGGAAATCATCGCGACCGTGGCCGAATGGAGCGCCGACGGCGTGCTCACCATCCGCGAGCCGACCCAGAATGCCGAAGGCGTGCGCCACGGCCTGGCGAAGCAACTGGGCATCGAGCCCGCAAAGGTGCGCGTGCTGTCGCCCACGGTGGGCGGCGGTTTCGGCCAGAAGAATTCGCTGCAGTCGCACACCGCGCTGGTGGCCATTGCGGCGCGCACGCTGGGCCGGCCGGTGAAGCTCGTGCTGTCGCGCAGCCAGCTGTTCCACAACGCGAGCTTCAGGCCGGCGAGCCGCCACCGCGTGCGGCTGGGCGCCGACCGCAGCGGCAAGCTGGTCGCCGCCATCCACGAGATCGACCAGCAGACCTCGCGCCACGACCTGTTTCCATCGAGCGGCACCGAGATCACTTCGCGGCTCTACGGCATCGGCAATTTCCTGGGCCGCGAGCGGCTCGTGCGCACCGACGTGCAGACGCCCGGCTACATGCGCGCGCCGTTCGAGCATCCGGCCGCCTTCGCCTTCGAAAGCGCGGTGGACGAGATGGCCTACGCGCTCGGCCGGGACCCGGTTGCGTTTCGCCTTGCGAACGACGCGGCCGTCGATCCGATCAGCGGCAAGCCTTTTTCGTCGCGCCACCTGGCGGAGTGTCTCGCCAAGGGAAGCAGCGCGTTCGGCTGGGCGCGCCGCACGATGGCGCCGCGCTCGATGCGCGCGCCCGACGGCAGCTTCATCGGATGGGGCGTGGCGGCCGGCGCCTACAAGGCGGCCATTGCACCGGCCGTCGCCAAGGTGCGGCTCGACGCGAGCGGCGCGGTGCGGGTGGCGGTCGGCGGCCACGAGATGGGGCAGGGCATTCGCACGGCCATTGCATTGACGGTGGCGCGCGTGCTTGGCGCGCCGGTGGCCGCGGTCGAGATTCTGGTCGGCGACACCGCCGCCGCGCCGCAGCACCTGACCGCCGGCTCCTGGGGCACGGCCACGGCATTGCCGCCGGTGCAGGAAGCCGCGCAGCGGCTCATGGACGACCTGCGGCAGAACGCGGGTGCGCAGCCTGGTGCGGACGGGGCTACGGCCGTGGCGCTGCTGCGCGCCTCGGGCCGCCCCTTTGCCGAGGCCGAAAGCCGGATGCGCGCGCCGGGCCAGCCCGAACAGGTCTTCGGGCGGCTCACCGGCGGGCTGCCCGCCGCGGCCGGGCCGGTGTATCCCGACTTCGTCGCCTTCAGCTTCATCGCGCACTTTGTCGAGGTGCGCATCGAACCCACCACGCGGCGCATCCGCGTGCCGCGCGTGCTCAGCGTGGCCGACTGCGGCACGGTGGCCAGCCTGCGCACTGCGCGCAGCCAGGTCGAAGGCGGCGTGGTGTGGGGCATCGGCGCCGCGTTGCGCGAGGCGAGCGAGGTGGATGCGCGCTACGGCGGCTTCCTCAACGCGGACCTTGCGGAATACGTGCTGCCCGTGGCGGCGGACATCGGCCGCATCGATGTCGACTTTGTCGGCAAGCCGGACATGCGGCTCAATGCCATGGGCGTGAAAGGCCTGGGCGAAGTGGCCATGGTCGGCGTGGCGCCCGCCATCGTGAATGCGGTGTTCCATGCCACCGGCAAGCGCTTGCGCCGGTTGCCGCTGCGGCTGGAGGACCTGCTTGAAACCTAG